Proteins from a genomic interval of Crassostrea angulata isolate pt1a10 chromosome 7, ASM2561291v2, whole genome shotgun sequence:
- the LOC128155375 gene encoding uncharacterized protein LOC128155375 translates to MIFLVLGIFSLFSLTDGTCTFPTQLEGLWTSSHNGDMTFNSTHVDYPVGATGGNLIFECYSTTGTKYIAKSQVFPLFSSFAMAVMCFDASLLKTSLYQMNIYTSKLADANYQRIKYVTTSTTVTDAVACDDNANTEFHLLVKNGSLSDVTIQCPDVLLGSFTLTFNETSCVNDTGALEVCDDNTLMTFNHTACSTKIAYSDGGNLQCVYSSAVGSAQRVHVYNLDTTTDESTYYRFTCLMLESSGGRVIGTQHPQDCLSTQTSTSVDSPGGTLNMTASQTCVPTTSQSSVATAAIVAGVLVTLVVLTVVGLIIGYFCWKAKCKKEKVEPRKGLPPTSTGMPSFLSHHMDSGKPQGFQSMKREPSNSTLLSDSRANLILTPSTLHPNYISKHDALEIPVPLDANKGILPPLGNLDGSQLSLLHNDETAMTGRKHQSKGHAKKKKKGTKTKKH, encoded by the exons ATGATTTTCTTAGTTTTAGGAATCTTTTCTTTATTCAGTTTAACGG ATGGGACTTGCACATTTCCAACTCAGCTGGAGGGGCTGTGGACCAGCAGTCACAATGGGGATATGACATTTAACTCCACCCACGTGGATTACCCCGTGGGCGCTACTGGAGGAAACCTCATTTTCGAGTGCTACAGCACAACAGGGACAAAATACATTGcgaa ATCACAGGTTTTCCCCTTGTTCAGCAGTTTTGCTATGGCTGTGATGTGTTTTGACGCCAGCTTACTAAAAACCAGtttatatcaaatgaatatCTACACAA GCAAACTTGCAGACGCTAATTATCAGAGGATCAAGTACGTCACTACTTCAACTACCGTCACTGACGCTGTAGCCTGCGACGACAATGCAAACACCGAGTTTCACTTGTTGGTTAAAAACG gaTCATTATCGGATGTTACTATTCAGTGTCCCGATGTTCTGCTTGGATCTTTTACCTTGACATTCAATGAAACGTCCTGTGTGAACGACACTGGTGCTTTGGAAGTCTGCGATGACAACACTTTGATGACTTTCAACCATACTGCTTGCTCCACAAAAATAGCTTACTCAG ATGGCGGAAACCTGCAATGTGTGTACTCGTCCGCTGTTGGTTCCGCTCAGAGAGTCCATGTCTACAACTTGGACACCACGACAGACGAGTCGACCTACTACAGATTCACCTGTCTC ATGCTAGAGAGTTCTGGAGGCAGGGTGATAGGGACACAGCACCCCCAGGACTGTCTCAGCACTCAGACCTCTACGTCTGTGGATTCACCTGGGGGAACATTAAACATGACAGCTTCAc aaaCCTGTG TACCGACGACGTCGCAATCGTCAGTTGCCACGGCCGCCATTGTGGCTGGCGTTCTTGTGACCTTGGTAGTCCTGACTGTTGTTGGACTCATCATCGGCTACTTCTGCTGGAAGGCCAAGTGCAAGAAAGAGAAAGTAGAGCCCAGGAAAGGACTTCCACCGACCAGTACAGGTATGCCGTCATTTCTTTCCCATCACATGGACAGCGGGAAACCACAGGGATTCCAATCCATGAAGCGTGAGCCCTCCAACAGTACCCTGCTGTCAGACAGTCGCGCTAACCTTATCCTTACCCCCAGTACTCTGCACCCTAACTATATAAGTAAGCACGACGCTCTGGAGATCCCCGTCCCACTGGATGCCAACAAAGGCATCTTGCCGCCACTGGGTAACCTTGATGGGAGTCAGTTAAGTCTTCTTCACAACGACGAGACGGCGATGACAGGCAGAAAACACCAATCCAAGGGGCACgccaaaaagaaaaagaaaggcaCCAAAACTAAGAAACACTGA